One window of the Dioscorea cayenensis subsp. rotundata cultivar TDr96_F1 chromosome 24, TDr96_F1_v2_PseudoChromosome.rev07_lg8_w22 25.fasta, whole genome shotgun sequence genome contains the following:
- the LOC120252780 gene encoding LOW QUALITY PROTEIN: cytoplasmic tRNA 2-thiolation protein 1-like (The sequence of the model RefSeq protein was modified relative to this genomic sequence to represent the inferred CDS: deleted 1 base in 1 codon), translated as MEDSDEKKSRRGAGRVCSICNERKAALKRPKTLEQICRECFYTVFEDEIHRTIVDNHLFKPGERVAIGASGGKDSTVLAYVLSELNRRHNYGLDLFLLSVDEGITGYRDDSLETVKRNEIQYGLPLKIVSYKTMYGWTMDEIVKAIGLKNNCTFCGVFRRQALDRGAAVMKAEKLVTGHNADDMAETILLNILRGDIARLSRCTFITTGEDGPIPRCKPFKYTYEKEIVMYAYFKKLDYFSTECIYSPNAYRGFAREFIKDLERIRPRAILDIIRSGENFRISSSTKMPEQGTCERCGYISSQKLCKACVLLDGLNRGLPKLGIGRSRGRNNAKDEEHNKASSFQSKPCGALDI; from the exons ATGGAGGACAGTGATGAGAAGAAGTCTAGGAGAGGCGCAGGTCGTGTCTGCTCCATCTGTAACGAGAGGAAGGCCGCCCTCAAACGGCCCAAAACCCTAGAGCAG ATTTGCAGGGAGTGCTTTTATACTGTATTTGAGGATGAGATACATAGAACTATTGTCGATAACCATTTGTTTAAGCCTGGAGAACGGGTTGCTATCGGGGCTTCTGGAGGGAAAG ATTCAACTGTCCTAGCTTATGTATTATCAGAACTCAATAGGAGGCACAATTATGGGCTTGATCTCTTCCTTTTGTCTGTCGATGAAGGCATTACTGGTTATAGAGATGATTCACTTGAAACTgtcaaaagaaatgaaatccAG TATGGATTGCCACTAAAAATAGTTTCATACAAGACCATGTATGGCTGGACAATGGATGAAATTGTGAAAGCAATTGGCTTAAAAAATAACTGTACCTTCTGTGGGGTTTTCCGCCGGCAG GCATTAGATCGAGGTGCTGCAGTTATGAAAGCAGAGAAACTTGTTACTGGACATAATGCTGATGATATGGCAGAAACCATTCTCTTGAACATATTAAGGGGTGATATAGCAAG ATTGAGTAGATGTACTTTTATAACCACTGGTGAAGATGGACCTATTCCGAGGTGCAAGCCATTCAAATACACATATGAGAAGGAGATTGTTAT GTATGCATATTTTAAGAAGCTGGACTACTTCTCGACAGAAT GTATTTATTCTCCAAATGCATACCGAGGC TTTGCTCGGGAATTTATTAAAGATTTGGAGAGGATCAG ACCAAGGGCCATTCTAGATATCATCAGATCAGGAGAAAATTTCAGGATatcttcatcaacaaaaatgcCAGAGCAAGGAACATGTGAACGATGTGGTTATATTTCAAGCCAG AAGTTGTGTAAAGCGTGTGTATTGCTCGACGGACTAAATCGAGGTCTACCAAAACTAGGCATTGGTCGGAGTAGAGGCCGGAACAATGCAAAGGATGAAGAACACAACAAAGCTTCAAGTTTTCAGAGCAAACCATGTGGAGCTCTTGACATTTAG